The Aquila chrysaetos chrysaetos chromosome 4, bAquChr1.4, whole genome shotgun sequence genome segment GCACCGCCCTGCGGCCACCGCTGCCCCTCGCCGAGGGGCTCTCGCAGCCCCCCCGGGGGCTCTCGCAAGGGCTGCGTCGCAGCGGGGAGAGGTGGGGTgcgcggggaggcggggggagccgCGCTGTGCcaccctgctgcttctctggaaGCCGCTCACCCCGTGCCCGCCTTCATGGCCCCGCCGTGTGTCTGTCGTTGCAGCGGGCATGGGGAACCAGGTGGAGAAGCTGACCCACCTGAACTACAAGGAAGTTCCCACGGCCGACCCGACAGGTATGGACAGGGATGAAGGGCCCAGGATCGGGGTCTCCTACATCTTTTCGAATGATGATGatgagctggagcagcagcaggattcGGTGCATGACCTGGGGGGTGAgcaccctgccctgcagccctaCGATCCCCAGCTGCACGAGGTGGAGTGCTCAGTCTATTACCGGGACGAGTGTATTTACCAGAAGAGCTTTTCCGAGGAGGACGCGCTGCCGGAGGAGGGTGATGAAGGCGGCGGGGGGCACCTGAGCACCTACACCCCAGAGAACCTGCTGAATAGGTGCAAACCAGGTGACCTGGTGGAGTTTGTGTGCCAGGCCCAGTATCCGCACTGGGTGGTCTATGTTGGGGATTTTCAAGTTGTGCACCTGCATAGGCTGGAGGTGGTGAACAGCTTCCTCACCGACGCCAGCCAGGGCAGACGGGGCCGCATTGCCAACCAGCTGTACCGCTACAAACCCCTCAGCCCAGCCGTGGTGGTGCGCAACGccctggagcaggtgggttgcAAGGACCGGGACTTGAGCTGGAGAAACTCAGAGTGTTTTGCTGCCTGGTGCCGGTATGGCAAGCGGGAGTTTAAAATCGGCGGGGAGCTGCGCATAGGCAAGCAGCCCTACCGATTGCAGATCCGGCTGGGTGACAAGCGCAGCCACACGCTGGAGTTTCAGAGCCTGGAGGACCTGATtatggagaagaggagaaatgacCAGATTGGTAGGGCTGCTGTGATCCAGGAGCTCTCCAGCCAcctgcaggctgcagaggaggaggaagaggaggaggacgacCATCGTCATCCAGGTGCTCGGACTGCTGTGGAGTAGCAGCCTCAGCACCACCATACTGCTTAGCCTGGGTGATGGGGATTAAAACTGAAGGCTGCGAAATTGAGCTGTTATAAGCCCTTTGGGCCGCTTCGGTGCAGCTTCATTCCAATCACATGtgaaaggaagggggaaagctGATTAAGTGTCTGTGCTTTAGTGCTTAACTCCTTCAGTGCTTGATGACAAAACCACTGACTTATTTGCAGAGGATAAAACTCAGGGCAATTCTACCCCTCTCCACTCccatctctttcccttcctctctgccctTTTCGTGCATAGCCTTTCCCTCAACCATCTGCCAGGAGGTCTGACCCTACAAGATGCTGAATGCCTTTGACGTCTACTTATCAGCAGAAGTTAATAGTATTTAATACTATTAAGAAGGAGCCAACAACTTTCAGGATGTGGCCGTGTAGCTCTGAGCACATGATTAGTTTGGTAGCTGAGAAGCGTGAGGACATtgtttcccctctcttcccctgtTTCTCTTCAGCTGTGGCTCCTGTTGGTATTGCAGCAAGCTGCTTGCTTGCCTGGTGCAAGGCTTGGATTGGTAGCCAGCCCCCCAGAAGGTGTAAGGGAGAAACCCACTAGTTTTAATGAAATGGGTTTGATGTGCCTGGTGCCTTCTTAATTGATAGGAACTTGCAGATGGGCTGGGGGAGCTCCTCCTTTGCTGTCAGTGTGTGGCTTTGAGCACAGAAGATGTATTTCTTGCTGACCCGTCCCAGGGAGGAGGAAGTTTGCAACCCTGATTAAGTAGTCTGCGCATTGGCGTGTGCTGGTACTCTGACAGGCAGATACCGAGCTATGTCAGTGCTTGTTACAGGCTGCCTGGCTTCCCCTAAAACAAGTGGCAGAGCTCCTGATTACACCTGTGGTACACATCGAGGCAGTAGAAGCAGGTTGCTCATGTGCAGGAGTATGTCTTGAGTAAGCTGTCCCTTGAGAGGGTGGCCTCTTGGCTGGGTGCCGCTGGTGGTGAGCATGTCGCATGTTCTGCACCACAGTAAACACAGCTGTGATGGGAAGTGATGGGAGGGAGCACAGGCTGGAAGGCATCACAGGTGGCGAGTTTTGggtgttccttttttccttcctcactgCAGAGCAATTTCCTCTTCATTAGGGatttcatgtttccttttttgctaatttttatGATATGCAGCTGAGCTATAGCAttagagaaaaggagaggaCACGCCTCCAAAGTTGTTGTACAAGTCCCTCGTTAaacaggaggggagggggagtgcAGTGCTGTCTGCCTTGAATATTCCCTGaactgtttttcagctgttgaaCAGGTCTCCCACACAGGCAGCACTTTGTCAGATCTTTGTCCTGGGATCTGAAGTGTGTGAGCAAACACTGATTTGGAGACAGTTTCTAATTCAAAATTCCTTCCCCTTAAAGCATAATAGTGATGAGGTGAACTTGATATGCATGAGTTCATTTAAATAATGGAAACTAACAGTGTGATGTAAACTTGAAGCATAGTTAATatggtcttccccacagttGTTTACAGTTATACCACAAATAGCAAAGTACTCTGTGTCCTTTCCACCCCTGAGACGGGAGTGAGGTTGTCTTTTAAGAATAGCTAGATACCAGCTTTTGATTAGTTAAGGCTATATGAAGCAACTTTGCCAATGTGATCCAAATAGATTGTGGTGTTGTGTTTTCTGCCTAAAATACACAAGCTAGGAAAAAGCTGTGAAAGACTACTTCATCCTCacttcaggaaggaaaataatttttagggTTATGCAAATACACCATATATGGTTTCCTTAATGACTCCCGTGCTCTCATTTTGGGCTGTGAAATACCCAAATCCAAAGGAGAGTTTTAACGCTAAGCTTCCTTAGAATGCTATAGCTCAGGTGTCTGCACtaagtgggttttttctccaATATGCAATTGAATTATACTCAAGTTACTGTGGTTGTCAAGAAGATGTGCAGCCTTGCTTTGAGAGCATAATAACTACCCATATCTAACTCTAATAGGGTTAATATGTGGATGTCTGCACACAGGTTTTATACAACTACTAGTAACTactaaaaactgaaatgatcACTGAAATAGTCTGAAAAAGAGTGAAGGAGAATCTCTCGGTTGTACTGACTGATACAAGACAACTGAGATTATCTAGACCATGAGTAAATGTCTGGCTGTGGTTTCTTTCGTACTGAAACCTTGTACATAACAAAGTTTATTTCACTGTGTAATATAGgtatgtaaaataatattttcttacagatatttttgaaagttaaaaaaaaataaatcccttcaTAAGCTTGCATTTGAAAGTAAGTTGTTATGCACATTTTCCAGTCCTCTGaatgggtttatttttcattagtgaTCTAAAGTATATTCTAGGTCATAAAGTATAGAAACTGCTATAAATGTCAAATATTATGTATCTACAGGGTACTAAACAGTAAACTagttgtgaaaatatttttcccttgtgtcTGAAACATCAGAACTATGACACTTAgccatttctctccttctcaGATACCCTGCATAGTCcggctttgttttctgttcttttttttttacttttttgtttaataaaagaagGACCAAATCTGCTTGGGAATGGAGAGCAAAGCTTCTTTGACCAACTGAAATCGTGTCTTGTGCTGATCTTGGTGCTTCTCTGTACCGGTCACGCCTTTTGGGATAAATTCCCACACAGGCATAGGGCCTTAGCAAAGAATCCCAGAGCTTGCACTGCCTTGCTAGATTGGAAAGTGAAGGGGGGAGCTTGCCTCACAGCAAAGCAGCGTCTGGCATGCGTTGTGCTGTGTTATAAAACCTATATGCTCCTCTGACACCTGGGATACAGGTGttcagtatttaaaacagataTTTGGAATCTTTACGTTTCTGTGCAAGCTATGTTTGGGGATTTATTCTGTCTCCTGGCGTTCATTATGTGTAAAAGTagaagggggggtggggggaggaggcctggatttttttttttttatttagtttggaAGAGGGCTACCTCCATACAGGGATTTCTTATTCTGGCAGATAAAGATGCAACTGTTGAATCTTTAACAGGCGGGTCCTTTTTCCTTACCTGTTGATTAGGCAGTGTTATTTAATAGGTGCTACTAAACACCACTGCAAACATTTCTAAGCAGTCTGGTTTTAAAGCCATGGACCTGTAATGAGTTGGATTTGAGAACGGGAATTGCTGTAGAAGCACACCACAAATGTTTAGTTTCTTGTCTTTGCTGTACTTTACTCAGTTACTGTCTGCAGACTACGCTGGGATTTCTAGAgcttgattttaaagaaaaagatcttcCACAAAACCAGACTTTTTTGTGTCTCTGTCTACTTCAAGACTTTGTGTAGATCAcaagagaggggagaagaataggaaaaaaaagtgcttttctctgcagctcctccttTAACATACAGAAATTCAGGTGTGATCCTTCTGTAGAACTTCTGGTTCAGCAAAGGTCCTAAGCCTATAGTGAAGTTAGAGGTTGTGAGTAGACCCTACCTTGAGCCACTTGAAAATCTTTAAGACTATTCATGTGCTTGAAGTTAAGTgtatatttatgtttctttgtgAATAAGGGCCTGGAATTTCAATGTGAGGTCTCTGGTGGGAGCGTGGAGGATCTGAGGTTGCATAATCACTGGGGGAGAACAAGTAGTGCTGTGAAAGCTGTTTCTCAAAGGGCCTCTTGTCCAAACAAGGCTCGTGGAATCCAGCCCAAACTTTGGCCTCAGCTTCCCCCTGGAAATCCAGGAGCTGTGCTGATTTGGTGAGAGGTGTATTACACAGCAGTTGTAAACTAAGCTGATGATCGTGCTGCAGGCTGTTCTCTGGTATCTTTGTCTGTCTTGTCATGCTTGAACTTTCCCTTGTGTTTTTAACAGTTAAAGttagtatttgttttaaaagcccTTTGATAGTGCCAATGCTTAATCACCTATATGAATTTACTCATTTGGGCATACCTACCAGTACTGATAGGATGACTGCTGTGAATATCATTACGCACATGTTAAGGCTGGCAAGACTGAGCCCCAGATGTGTAAACGTAGCTCCAGCTAGGAAATGTAGATGAGCAGTCTTATTTCCCTGGAGTATTGGTGTGTTTGATGCAAATAATGTCTTGGAAAAGGCTTTATAGTAAAACCTACAATTATCCCTTGAttgagtaattttaaaaacataatttagaCATTCACCTTCCATGGCAGTGAACAAGGACATAAAGTGAAGACTATTTCAAGTTGTCCCTGATTCTCTGTGAATGCAAAGTATTGATTACAGCAACTCTCTAGGGCTCACCTGGGCAACATAGTAGGCAGTTGTAGGGTAGGCAGGGAAAATACCCAAAAGCTAATTCAAAAACTATGTTTTCTTACTTGGAAAGATATATTCTTCAGACTGAAGGACCCTAGACTATGGAAGTAAACTTTCAATTGTTTTGTATAAATGAAACCCTAGGCAAGCTTCTTaagttttgttcatttaaattcaaaattacaCTCTCAGTACTAAAATAGGTAATACTATGTGATGaatatatttcagattttgaatgtaatggtggttttctttttctcttctcctttggtTAAGTTTCACCAAAGGTCTGTCCTTGGGTGTGTGAAGTGTGTTGTCGAGTGGTTTCCCACCTGTGCTTTTCTGACAATTAACAGCACCAACCATAATTCTAACAGCCATGTAGGaacaaattttttctttttttgaaggcaaaattttaattttgtataacAGATCAGAGACTAGTAACTAAGTAGAGGTAGGATTGTTTCCAACAGCAGTTTCTATTTGTAAGAAATCTACTGTTAATTGAGTATGTGTTGACTACTCTTATAAATCAATGTGCAGTGATAAGGCCAGGTGTATTGTGTAATGGGCTTAGACTTtcagataagatttttttattttttattttttttaaactgtggatAGGAAGAAATCAGGGTGACTTCAAACACCGGTGGTTTAGATGGTTCTTTTGCATTAATATTGAATTAGAAGCTTTCTTTAAATGCACACTTGAAATTCCTGACATTGTAACGCTTCATGGAATCATCCACAATAACAAGTATAATcacaaaacatgatttttttttttccaccatgaGCATTTTCTGTAAGCTGTCTTTTGTCAGTAAATGTTAAATTGTTAGTGCAAATAtcttcttttcctgagaaaGAAGTACAGATCATTGATTGTACCGTTTCCTTCAAAATGAAGGGCATTGCATAgtaactaaaaagaaataaaagatttataGTATCTTTTACaaccttttgttcttttgttttttgaatggtgtgtttttccccagctttttgGAAAACTAATGATTTCTCATGATGGATGCATCAGAcacaaaacaatgttttcacTGACTTCACATGAGATCAAAATGTGATTCTTCAGTTGTGCTCTTGCTtcaaagagagaagaggaataaTCTCTGTACAAGGCCAGACCATCAGCTGCTTAATAGGCAATAGCTGTATTAAATCTGATGAGGATCTGGcccataatttaattttaaaagtggaaaatgaatTCAGCAGGAGATCATATAGTATTAGTTGGCACCCGGGCTTGTCTTGTCTGCCAGCAACTGCTAAAGGAACAGATGTAGTGTCTGTGAAAGGGAGAAATGAGAGAACATCAGAACTCATGGGGAGTTTTTGGAAAATCTGTACAACTATTCAGCTTGTGTGATGTTTTGTCTCATGGAAGCTCTATGGGGATCTATGTTCTACCCGCACCAGTTGCAGGGATGTTTCTCTACTGAAGCTGATAAGGGTCGTTCATTGTAGTAAAGCGTTACATCCATAGGGCAATAGTTCTTAATTCGTCAAAGCCTTCCACTGTGTGCACATCCACAATGACAAAAACAGTGATACAACAAACTGTCCTTCTCCCTGAGATCCTGACCAGAAAGAGCTATTTGAACCTCACGCAAAAGCACCAAGTCAGCTCAGGCAAGAATACTTTTGAGTGAAACCATCCTGAGGAAATGTAGCTGTAACAAGATGAGACTTCTGCTGAAAGTACCAGCGGAGGTCTTAGCTCTTCTCTGGGTTGCAGCTGTCCTTGACAGCCTTTTCACAGGTGTGACAGTGTGAGACAAATTCTTATAACAGAGACAGCAGCTTTTAAGGCTCAGGACCACAGGTGGGATTCCACCataacatttaatttctagCTCTGGCATGGACTTAGGTGACTTTGAACAAGATGTATGAGGCACCCGGCTGTGCTCTATGTGACTGCAAGGGTGCCTGAATTTTCAGGTGTCTGAtattaaatctgaaaaagaacaggaagaacCAAAAATGTGAGTTTTGTGACTGAATCAATACCTGAAAAATCCCTGCTGAGTTGCCACCTAGCACTGGAGGCCAGTAAACTCTGAAGcttgatattattttttttttccccttctttatttatttaccatAGTGTTTCCAGAATCTGGCCTTTTTCGCACCCAGAAGTTTTAAGTACATAAAGTAAAGCAGCTCGTGACTTCTCTCACAGCCTGTGCTCATAGGGAGGGAGATCCAGCAAGCGGGATCCTGCCTCACATACCAGTGGCTGCTCCCAGAATGTATGTGACCTCAGATACTAAAGAGGATCTTCTCAAAAAGAACATTTGCACTgcccttttatttcagaatacaCCTGAGCTAGAAATAGGttaatgtaaaatgcatttacagGGACATGGACTGTGATGAGATCTCTGTGTTCCTGGCTGGCTGCTCTGAGCCACTGTCCTTCTGCAGAGAGGTTTTCTCTTCAGTTCCCTCTTTTCTGCGCTTCCAGCAGAGCACTCTTGAAAGTCCTCTCTCCACAAAAATCTGGAAGTGATAGGAAGGTTGAATCCCTGTCATCTACTGGCAGAAAAGGAGATCAATTTTCAGTCTTCCTCCATCCTGAAACTATGCTCAGATCTCTAGGATACTGTGTAAAGGAAGGCTGCCTATCACTAACACCTCCTTTGTCTTTATAAAGAAAGGCGGCCtaagttttaattttcaagaGTGGTTGCCTTGTACATTCTTCCTAAGAGCTCTGCACTGTAGCAGGAGGCAGTTCCTGTTAGCCAAGAGTAAGGTCCCCAAGCACTAGAAGTGGGGGCAAGGAACAGCAGactcacagaatcacaggaaaTCCTTAAGGGTGGGAGgaacctctggagatcatctaatCTACCCCTTGCTCAAAGCATGggcagctagagcaggttgttCAGGGTGCCATCCAGTCAGATTTTTAATAACTCCAGTGATGGAGACCAGTCGCCAAGCAACCTTCCACCtcttatatgcttttttttatgtctgACTTTCATCAAGAACTCCTTGGTCATCCATGGCACTTTTGCTTGACTTCTTGCACATAGGGATGGACCGTTCTGGAGCCGGGAGGAGGTGACTGATGAACATCAACCAGGTGTTATGGACCTCCTCTCCAGGACTGTGTCCATGGGATCTTCAAAGCAGGTCCCTGAGCAGGCCAAAGCCTGCTCTCCTCAAGTCCAGGTTGTGATCCTGCTATTTGCCTTGTTCCTGCCTCTGAAAATCGTGCACCACACTATCTTGTGGtaactgcagccaaggctgccccgACCTTGCCACCCCCAAACAATTCTTCCTTGTAAGTGTGCTCCAGAGAGCATCTCCCCTCATTGGCTCCTTGATTCTGTGTCAGCAAGTTGTCATCAATATACTCCATAAACTTCCTGGATTGCttgtgccctgctgtgttgccccTCCAGCGGATACTGGAGTGGTTCAGGTCCCCTGTGAGGAGCATGGCCTCCAATCATGAGGCTTGTTCCATTTGTCCACTGAAGAAGGTCTCATCTACTTCTTTCAGACAGTATCTAGCAGCCACCCGCCACAACATTGCCCACGTTGGTCTTTCTGCTAAccctgacccataagctctcagcAGGCTTATCAcgcatccccaggcagagctccatgtaTTCCCGCTGCTTTCATGTAAATGACAAGTTCACCTCCTCACCATCCTGGTCCGTCTTTCCTACAGAGCCTGTATCCATCCATTGCAGCCTTCAAGTTGTGTAAGTTATATCTCTACATCTCTGTGATCCCAGtgagatcatagccctgcaacTGCATGCAAACCTCCAATTCCTGTAATCTCCATGCTGCGTGCATTAATGTAGAGGCACTGCAGAGAGGTCCCCAGCGTGCTGATTTCCCAGAGAGCTTGCCCTACAGAGCTGTCCTATCGGCACTTCCTTATTCCTGTACATACACTTTGGGTGAGCCCCCTTCAGCCCAattctgctgtttttaaggCCTCTCCCATCCCCATCAGTCTGCACCCTTTGCTTAACCACCCAGTTTGCCACTTCTCGTTGGAGTCTCTCTTTTCCAATCCAATAAGCACAGACTCTGCCTGTCCCTCCTGCAGTACAGCTGGAGGGTCAGGCTCCCCTTGCATCCAGGTATCAGAGAGGATCCAGTCAACCTCTTTTTCATCATCTCTGATGCTGCACAGTCTGCTGaactcctgctgcagctcctttaCTTGGTGACACGGATCCTTCACCAGCACACACCTGCAGACAAGGAGCCCATCTCCCCTAGCCCCAGCAAGAAGCCCCAGAAACTCCCTGCAGCCTGAGACCTGCAGAACTGCATCCTCCCTGTGGTGAGTCAACCTTGGCTAAGGGCCCAAACACCCCAGTCGTTCTCTCAATCCTactgagggagaaaataagatggaagaGCTCATgagtcaagataaagacagggagatcacttaccaattactgtcacaggcaaaacagacttgacatagggaaaattaaatgtattgtCAATTAAAATAGATGTGAATGgtgagaaagacagacaaaaattaaaacaacgTTTTCCCACCACCTCCCCCTGACACTGAGCAGCGCAAGGGCTGGGGACGGGGGTTGCGgtccgtcccccccagcccctctcggccgctcctccctcctcacacgtctccctgctccagcgcgggcccttccccgggctgcagtccttcagggacaACCTGCTCCCGCCCGGGCTCTCCACggccgcagctcctgcaggaaagatcCCCCTGCTGCGGCGTGgggccctccccgggctgcagggtgggtctctgctccagcggggtctctcc includes the following:
- the LRATD2 gene encoding protein LRATD2, with the protein product MGNQVEKLTHLNYKEVPTADPTGMDRDEGPRIGVSYIFSNDDDELEQQQDSVHDLGGEHPALQPYDPQLHEVECSVYYRDECIYQKSFSEEDALPEEGDEGGGGHLSTYTPENLLNRCKPGDLVEFVCQAQYPHWVVYVGDFQVVHLHRLEVVNSFLTDASQGRRGRIANQLYRYKPLSPAVVVRNALEQVGCKDRDLSWRNSECFAAWCRYGKREFKIGGELRIGKQPYRLQIRLGDKRSHTLEFQSLEDLIMEKRRNDQIGRAAVIQELSSHLQAAEEEEEEEDDHRHPGARTAVE